In Salarias fasciatus chromosome 9, fSalaFa1.1, whole genome shotgun sequence, the genomic stretch GTgatttcacaaataaaaaactaatgaaagttttttatatatatatttttaatatatattttttaaagatatCTCTAAAATAATTGGTGCCACATTTATAAAGAACATTCAGCTAGATAGAGTCATTCCACAAGTGCGTGATCCTCATATCTGTGGAGAGGAAGAATAAATAAGTATAGAGGAGAAATAAACCGTACTTAACACAATAGTCCTTATTTTTGTCAGTGGATAATCAACATTTTGTCATCCGTAAAATTACTAATTGAgtaattaaataattttgtaGACTGTTCGGGTTTGTATTTTATCGACGGTCCCTAGTTTGTGTTTACATTAGAAACCAATATATGATGCTGCTGTAGCCCGCGCGCACGCGATACTCTCGTGAGCACGACGTACTATCTCGTGCGCACGAAAAACTTGGacgttcttgtttgtttttttcccctccgtgTGAAAAAATAAGGCGTGCTTTTAGTGCAAATTCTTCGTTTTTCAGACATTAGCTTCCTTGTTTTGCCCTCGTGAGACTTTTGTGCCTTGGTTGCCCTTAGCAACGCCACGACGCTTTCCGGGAAGTGCTGCTCGTTTGAGCTGCGAGGGTTAATGTTCACGGCACCGGTTTACTGCAGTCTTTTCGATAGTTAATGCACGAGCGGGTCTTCCAGACAAGTCTCCTTCAGCCTGACACAAACAAACCGAGGTGAGTCTGCCGACATGGACAGTGACAGACAGCAAAGAGGGGCTGCACTGTTCATGCTGAGCGATTTGTTTACAGGCAAAAACTGATGCGAGTCCCTCTGTGAATATATTAAAACAGCTCCAGCATCAGCTGCACAAGAAATGATTTCCAACAAAGCGACAGGTAATGTGCAAATTTCTTAGATATATTAAAATATACGAGTCTGTAACTCAAGGAGGAGTACAAATGCCTctgaaaattattattattatttcaattttataTTCCTTTTAAATACACGTCAAAACCATGACATGAAACAAAATCCAAACAGatacaaaaaagaacaaaaaaaaagtctatttttttatttacacttAAAACTATCTGcctatgtgtttgtgtgaaaattCATACACGGAAGACAAAAAAgtagtttttatttacttacaACCCTGGaaagtatgatttttttttaaattccgtACAGAATCATATCTACTAAAGTGCTGTGTTTTCCAGATGTGGGGTTTGGTTTCCTTCTTGGAAATGAATATGAAAGAAGGAAGCAGAAACTTCGAAAGGAGCTGCAGTTAGAGTCCAGACACCATTTTTCTCAGGTCtgatatttcaaaatgttcGTTTCACTAATCTGTGACTGTTGAATGTTTCTCACAATCCCATCTTTGCTTTTCCCAATCCTCCTTCAGGAAGAGGATCTGAGAGGTGGTGAACCTCACCCACAGCCTGAAGCCCTCTCCCTGCCAATAGACGACAGAACATCAGCCAAGGTTTTACTTATTTTAagttgtctgtttgtttttatatcaaGTGACTGAACATTTCTGTGCGACGTCTTATtatgttcttcctcttcttttcaaCAGAGAAGTGAGTAAAATGTAGAAATATTGCAGTGATGTCTAataagttgtttttgaaaacagtgaatgaagattttcagatattttgttttctcttgcagGAAAGACTGAgagatgaaagaaacaaagaataCAACCTGTACCTGCAGACATTAGCTCATACCAGAAAGTTGAGGAGGGGCTCATCGCCGTCCTCTCGCCCAGTAAGGGGACTGAGATTTATACATTTCTATAAGGACTGATGATCTGTCTCGCTGTCCCAGCATGTTGACTTTCATCCCGGGCAGGTCCAGGCGTCGCCTCTGaagaccccccctccccgagAGGAGCCCACCCCTTCCAGGAGAGATGCCGCCACTCTGACTGAGTCGCTTCACGACGGGAGACGCTCACAGGCCCAGGCTCCGCGCCGGCAGCAGCGAAAACGCTGGTTCATCTGCGCGCCGGGTGATCCCCGTTACCGTGAGGAGGAGCTCGACACGGACGAGGATGAGGAGTTTGAGTCCAGAAGGCAAGGCGCGCACGCCGAAGAGCGTCCTGGAGAGGACAGCAGGCGAGAACGCAGCCAGAAGAGGTAAACATCCTGCTTCAAAGCAGTATTTTCATTGATTGTGTTACTATTATTCCTCTGATAAGTCATCCTCGCTTGTGGTTCTTTGGCAGAACTCCTCAGCACACGAACGAAACCGATTCTGCAATGAACAGCGATGACAGGACTCTGGAGTCAGAGTAAGCTCGACATATATTTAACACTGTAGTGGATCATCGTCTGAATTCTGGAGCAGAAAGCTCTGCGGCCATGCAGGACAGAGATGTGGAATATCGTCTGTGTTCAACAGTCTGCAGATGAAACGCAGCTTGAGGACAGATCCAAGACCTGCGCCTGGCAGCGGCAAGGAAGTGGCTGAGCCTGCTACGGGACTCATGATTGgtgactctgactctgactgCACCATTGATTTCTGACATTACTGATTCAGTTAGCTGGTTAAACGAGGCTCCCGGAATCGAAGGTAACCACAGCTGCATGTGCACAACTGCTCCCCGATGCAGGCGCAGCCGAGGAGCAGACCGTCGCTCAGATGAGAAAAGAGCGGTAcaagcaggagctgctgaagcagatTGAAGAACAGAAGAGGAATAAAGTCAGGTGAGTGTGAGATGAGCTGTCGCTGTGTGACAGATTAGAATGGCTGATTAAGACTTTCTTTTCTCAGGGAGAAGACCCTTGAGCTGAGAGTTGCTGCAACTGGAGCCACAGATCCCGAAAAAGATGTAAGAGTCGTATTTGAAAGAAGCGATCAAGAATATATCATTAATGAGGTTGCTTAACCACCTCCTAATTTCCTCTCTTTCCCTGCATGTCGCACTGCTCTCTCCTCAGCCCGATCGAATAAAGCATTTTGGGCCTGTAAATCAGCAGCGTGCCAGAGtgagacaggaagtccctcACAGACCTGGAAAAGACCCGGAAGCGAAAGTCGAAGGTCTAAATCCAGATGAGAGAGCCGGAGACTCCCGTGTGGATCACAGTGCAGCCCTCAGGCAGCTGCCGGGAAAGAGAGTGTCCGGGATCGGAGCTCGACCAAGGGTCCAGTCAGGGGACTGTTTCAGCGAGGATTACCACAAGGACTTCTCAAACATGCTTGGAGACATGGCCGTCCCCAGGTAGCCCAGAGCTGCTTCCCCTCCATCTGTATGAAACTCTGAACACAAGAACTCAGAGTTTTGTTGCTCTGTTTTTCAGGGTTGCTGCTTTTGATCCTCTGATTGCTCCAAGTGTCCCTGAGACTTACAAGACTCCGTATGATGCAGCGTATTACTACTACGGAGCCAGGCATCCACTGGAGCCGAACCTTCTATTCAACCAGCGTATGACCACTACACTCAACTCCGTTTAGGAAGAGTATTCAGGAAGATTATTGTGTGTTTGAGTAGCCTTAAACACGTTAACCAGAAAGGAAATCAGGAAACTTTTGTATTTACTGTCACTTTTACTTAATATCTTCAAAAACGTTCCTTAAATAAACTCAGAATGTTGTCATGGAGCCACTATACCAGGGTGACATTCCATATTTCTTAATATTTggctgattttactgtttttttttctatcagcTGGTCTGTCTGGGAGTGCTGGTCATTCTGGGAACATCGTGAATCCTTTTCAAAGACCGCCTCGTGTCAAATCAAGTGGCCACCTTCAGTCAGTGTCCTCACCTCCAGTTTAACTGTTAAAACTTCTCATTTTTAGCCCTTAAAGACATTTACAATCAGTGCTTCATTTTTAAGTAGGCTGTGCAATATCTGTTTCTGCCACTAGAGGGCcgtctgtctcttcctcctggATGTAAACCTGAGTTTGATTCTCCTCTTGCTTCCCTccagagcagctgatcagcatGGAGCGTCTCCTCTGGGTGGAGCAGAGCTCCACCAGGACCGGGccaagcagaggagggagagcagccAGAGCTACCAGGAAGCACTGCGGCAGCAGGTCAGTCAGACTCATCGCTTTATAGTCTCAGTTCATATCGAATTAATATAAATCATGTTGTTCTTGGATGCAGATcgaagagaaggaggagcagaaaagaagagaaaaagacaggAAGGTGGAGGCCCAGATGTTGATATACAACCCCTGGGGGAGgagtggcggcggcgctcccaACACAGACCCAACGGGGAACATTATCTGTAAGCTGGGAATCATCCTGAGGTGGAGATGAGCGTCTCCGCTTTGAGCtgatggagtttgcatgtttgtttttcaggcgACCTCCGAAAAATGCGGCGGTTCAGCGAGAAGACGTTCAGGAATCCTTCCCCGTCCCATCAGCCTCCAGGTACTTTAATATTCTTTTCaactcgtgttttttttttttttcacccttgTCATTAGTGCACTTCCACCCGGTGCAGGTTTTGGGGACGAGGCGTCGCAGCAGAAGCTTGACGTGCAAAACGAATACAAAGAAGCtttgcagcagcaggtgagtcTGGAGTCAGAGGCGGGATGGATTCATCGCTTTCAGAGTTTCTGGGATAAACTGCGCCTTGATGTTTGTTTCGAACAGAtcgaggaaaggaggaggaagcaggaagaggagagaggaacgcatcagggaggaggaggagaaggaagagaggaggcTGGCGGCGGAGAGAGGCGCGCATCCTGCAGGAGTACGAGGACGAGCAGAGGAGGCAGACGATGAAGGTGAAGAGTTCATCCCTCCATGATCAGTCgtctcttccttcctccctccactagaacagtttttatttactctctgcagcagagacgGGGAGGGCAGAAACCCATCCAGCCGCCTGAAACGCCCCGGCAGAAGGTGGAAAAAGAAGAGGATGCAGGAGGAAACGGAGCGAGGAGAAGCGGCCGCAGTCACATCACGAGGTACGGAAGATGAAGAAACAAACGCAGTGAGTTTTACTGAGCGGGCTTCTGCAGAGAAAGTCTTCTGCTTTCATTCTGACTGCAGCAGAAGCATGAAGATGCTGTGGAGTCCAGAGCTTCCTCTGCTGTAgttgtttcctgtcttcagTCTCAATGGGAGAAATGAAATCTTGGATTTTCACAAgtgtttagctttttttttttcttttcttgtcacCCACAGCACCCGATCGCACCCTGCAGGAGCTCCTCAGACACGAGGTTCATTTCTTCGACAACGACTCCACGGTTCACCTTTTAAACgctctctgctcctcatcctctgtctccctcccttcctcAGAGGGTCAACAGGAGCTAGACAGAGTGTCGTCGGCTCTCCGGAGGCTTTTCAGAGAAGAGCAGGAGCGATACGAGGCCCGGCTGGACCGCAGGAGTCCAGAGGAGCCTCCGTACGCCGCCCCCACCCGGTACCGCCGCAGAACACTGAAACCTGACTGGCCTGAATTatcattttctgtttattccAGCTGGAGTTAGTCATTTAAAAAGCCATTAAATTTCTAATATCACCTAATTCACCTGCAGATGTATTAAGGACAAGACCCAGAGTCTCGTCATTGTTGttaaattgtctttttaatTTGCCGTTCATGTTTGAGGAGGCTTTCTTCTGCTCTGAACTGATGAGAATGACCCAGGCCAGACTGGTTATCTCCTAATCTCCGTTCTCATTTGTCTCATTATAGAAGCAGTGTGATAATGCAATCATCAAGGGGAGACTTTTCCTTTCAGTCTTCTCACTTCTGCTCAGCTACAGATTACACTCAAACAGGGATTCAGGGGACGTCTGGGCTTTCAGGCGAGCCACCAGCGCTGGAAAAGTTTCACCACACTAGTGCTGTTGGTTAAATTTGGTTTTTCCTTCGTTGCTGAGGACTCAGAAGACGACCTCAACGATGGACGTTTGAACGTCTGAATGGTGGGAGTCCGTCAGGAGCCGCTATGTACGTGAACAAGGATCACATCCGAGAGTTCAACCGGCTGAAATACAGAGGTGaagacaaacagctgcagacTGCAATTTATATGTAAATCACATAAATCTCTACTATGTCCACAAACTGGATTCATATCGattcatgtctttatttatcAGACACGGATTCTCGTGAGGAGGTCCGAGCGATGTTCCCCGACCCCCCCGCCGACGCTCCGACCCTTGACCTCCAGCAGCAAGCCCTGCTGCGCCAGCAGCAGCGCAGCATCCGGCGCATGCGGCAGCAGCACGGTGAGGGAGAGCCAGACCGCCCGCTTCACAGCAGACGCTTCGGTTTCTGGACGTCATGTTGGAGCTGCAGAGATAAATTCTCGTTCATATTGTTCACTTGTGTCTTTCAGACTTCCTGGACTTCGATCAAAGTTGTCATTATGAAGTGAGTGTTTGAACTTGATCAAGTTTTAGATCTATAATCAAATGGGAAACATTAACATTAATTTACTTAAGAGAAACTATAATGTTTTTATGTATTATTCTTCACAATTTTTGCTCAGAGTTcttgaaaattgaaaatgtagTCAAAATATGATTAagaacagtttaaagttttcttttaaattgtcaaaactggatttttttcccccgatTCAAACAGTAAAGCTGCtgtatttttgaaatattttattatacaTTCCAAGGgactttttaaatgtgctttctTGATACATTTAGAATTATTCAAGTACAAATTTATCcaaattctgttttgtttgcgCGTCTCCTCTCAGGGAACGGAGCGTGGACACCCCTCCACACTGACCGCTCACTACACTCCGACTCCACCTTCATCGGTGCGCCTCGTCAGATTTAAAGTTCTTAACTTCCCTCCTGCTAGAAAGTAAATCCCTGTTTTTCTGGTTTGTTCCAGCGTTCCACGGCAGCGCCGGGTCCGGAGATCAGGCTCGCCGGCCTCCGGCAGAGGGTGGAGGCGCAGCGGGCGACTGGACGAGCCCGGACTGCGACGTACGCTGCTCGCCGGCACGTcggctctcctgctctctgcagacGGAAGTGAACCTGTCGGTGGTTTTTTGTGAACAGGAGCGGGAGGAGAGCGACGCCAGTCCCAGGTCGATCCGGGACCTCGACGACCGGATCTCCGTGGAGACGGTCGCCACGGAGCCGTGGCTGCGGCCCGGATCGTCAGCCGCCGACTCCGCGACGGACGGTCTCCCAGGACGAAGAACTGCACTCAAATAAACTGCTTGATCCTCGGGAGACGCGAGGCTCGAACCTGCTGGTTCACTCCGTGGTTTGTTACTGATATAAACTCACGCTTTAACTCTATCAAGGTGCATCACCTGAAACTGTGCCATAAACTGAAGCAATTAAGTTTTTATAAATATGCACTGAATCCcaaaaagatgtgaaagatCTCATCCAGCACTcatttgtatcttttttttaaataaacgtAATGCTGATGGTGTTTTTCTCTTGAGTTTTTACAGTTTACGTTCCCTTTTATGAGAGAAGAAAGTAGGTATGTGTCTAAATATGGGGTCAAATCTATCAGAAAAATGAATTTTCATGTAAAGtacacatgaatgaaaaaataaactgcttTGGAACTTTGCCATTATAAAACAGGTTTCACGTTTTTATCAAGCTTTCCTGTTAGAAAATCCTCCCAGCCAATatattcaaatgttttgaaGATACTTCATTGAGTTTCATTAATTCTAAACTGATTTCATGGTAAAatgcaactaaaatatgttcaaatttaaattagtttaaaaggaaaaaaatcctatttttgGATAAATTTCCTGTAAATCGATCGTCACGCTGCATTGCTCCGAGGATTTAAGACACCAAACGCCTTTTTCTGGGCTGTGGGAGGGAATCGagcgcagggagaacatgcagactccagcCCTGGATTCGAACCGGGACTCCTTCGCAAAGAGCAGTGACTCAAAGTCAGCGATTCAGCATTTCAAGTCAACTAAGTTCAAAACTTTATTGACCTAGAACCTGATTAGAATGCCAGATGATGTGTTTGTACAGAAAGTTGTACATAATCTTTTGCAACATAGAAAACTTTACATTGCTGTATCAtatacattttgttttctacATCCATGAGCAGGAACGCCTCCCATTCATACTTAAAGCACAGCTATCATTTATCTTTTTCTCTATACATATAACTTTccccaaaaccaaaaaaaaaaaaaaaaagaaaaacaaaacaaaaatccccAAAACGAAAACGTTAAATATATTATTAACCTT encodes the following:
- the cspp1a gene encoding LOW QUALITY PROTEIN: centrosome and spindle pole associated protein 1 (The sequence of the model RefSeq protein was modified relative to this genomic sequence to represent the inferred CDS: deleted 2 bases in 2 codons); this encodes MDNVGFGFLLGNEYERRKQKLRKELQLESRHHFSQEEDLRGGEPHPQPEALSLPIDDRTSAKEPTPSRRDAATLTESLHDGRRSQAQAPRRQQRKRWFICAPGDPRYREEELDTDEDEEFESRRQGAHAEERPGEDSRRERSQKRTPQHTNETDSAMNSDDRTLESDLQMKRSLRTDPRPAPGSGKEVAEPATGLMIGAAEEQTVAQMRKERYKQELLKQIEEQKRNKVREKTLELRVAATGATDPEKDPDRIKHFGPVNQQRARVRQEVPHRPGKDPEAKVEGLNPDERAGDSRVDHSAALRQLPGKRVSGIGARPRVQSGDCFSEDYHKDFSNMLGDMAVPRVAAFDPLIAPSVPETYKTPYDAAYYYYGARHPLEPNLLFNQPGLSGSAGHSGNIVNPFQRPPRVKSSGHLQAADQHGASPLGGAELHQDRAKQRRESSQSYQEALRQQIEEKEEQKRREKDRKVEAQMLIYNPWGRSGGGAPNTDPTGNIICDLRKMRRFSEKTFRNPSPSHQPPGFGDEASQQKLDVQNEYKEALQQQIEERRRKQEEERERIREEEEKEERRLARREARILQEYEDEQRRQTMKRRGGQKPIQPPETPRQKVEKEEDAGGNGARRSGRSHITSTRSHPAGAPQTREGQQELDRVSSALRRLFREEQERYEARLDRRSPEEPPYAAPTRRRPQRWTFERLNGGSPSGAAMYVNKDHIREFNRLKYRDTDSREEVRAMFPDPPADAPTLDLQQQALLRQQQRSIRRMRQQHGNGAWTPLHTDRSLHSDSTFIAFHGSAGSGDQARRPPAEGGGAAGDWTSPDCDVRCSPARRLSCSLQTEVNLSVVFCEQEREESDASPRSIRDLDDRISVETVATEPWLRPGSSAADSATDGLPGRRTALK